AAGGACTAAGATGCAATTTCTCACTGCAACAGATGATTACAGTTTTTCAATGGCTCAATTCTCACCTTTCATGTCATCCAAGATGACACTTACGGCTCAACATACTGATGATCCAATAATGATGGTGCTTCAGCTGGTTGAAAGGGCATCTCTAAACGCCATGAACATTCAAAATTGCAGGAGCTAGAAGACAAATTACTAAAAGAACAATCTAGAACCCCaacaaaatacacaaaaaaaaattcaagaaatgctGAAAAAATAGCAAAACTGAATTTTAACATTCACCTTTAAGAACCCAGATATCAGAATAACCATATTcccaattgtaaaattcaacaCTGCACAAAGCCGTGCTCATTGGAAGGACATAAAGATATAATAGAAGTAATATCAAAAATAATGCTTAAGAATCAAGTTATCAAGTCAATCAACTATTTCTATACCTCTATATTCCCTTCCTTAGCATACATCGTAGACAAATTTCACTAGGAACTACTGGAAACCACATAGAGATTGATTTGTTCAAATTTTCTCAGCAACCAAACATATAAAAATGAAACTCCATCAATGTACTTAATCACAAAAACCACTCAACAAAAAAGTTCAAACAACAAAATAGtgattaaaatttcaatattttaccTGCCCTTTGTGGCCGACAACAAGCAACTCATCAGAATCATCATGGTAATCATTAACATCGGACACCGCCTTTTCGGGGTCACCTTCCAAAACGATACAATCATCGTCTTCTAAAGTAACATCCTTCCTCACCGATGAGCTCCGTGTCTTCGACTTCTTATTAGGGTTGACCTCCCCGATAACCACCACCTCGTCGGAATCGTCGAACCCCTTACTAACGGCTTCCAGAACTTCCGAAAACCAGTCGTAGTCGTCCCCTTTGGACTCTTCCAAACCCGACGCCACCTCATCGTCGTCGTCGGAGCTTATATCGAAAACCACTGGATTTGACTCCATCACCAAAAAAAAAAccgatgaaaataataataatttaggaTTTCTATATATTAAAAGGAACAAAATTATAGTAAGTTTTCATATGGGGGAATTTGAGGATTCTGTAATctgaatttaaaaaagaaaaagagtacaAATCAAAAGCGAAAACATGGTGGGAACCACGAAGAATTGATAATGACCTGTGAATTTTGGCTTTCGGTAAAAAGAAATTGGAAAATTTTCAGGGTTTAGGATCCGTCGATTTAGAATGTTAGGGTTTTTACGGCTGTTGATTGTATTGAGGGttttcttgtttcttttctttccccCTGGCTGAGAATTTTGGGGAAAGTGAAATACTGAAACGTACTTAAAACATAAAAGCGAAATATAGTAGGGTGGAaggaaaattacaaaaaatgaaaaagtaaatggttagaaatatatatatatagagagaggaAAATGAGAGttgttaaaaattattattagtaAGAAAATCGgaaaattgatttttttcaaCACCTTCTTCTGagtaaatttcaatttaatttaaaaattgataaaaattaaattttaagttgatcaagttattcggatcaatttggataaaaaattaaaattttcaacttaACTCGAATATGCATTACACAAATTGAGTTATCTAAAAATCCgaagaaaaaatataaaacttcgtcgttttgataaatatttactttttctaaagttaaaaagTCAAAACTATTAAGTTAAAAGTCAAACTACTTTTTTATAAATGTTTACCTATTAAGTTAAAAAGCAAAacaattatattgtttatgttgTTAAAAAATCGGTCCATATAAACACAATATTGAGTATAAAAAATAGGATTTGTTAACTTCACTTGACTTGACTCGAAATTTTTCGAAATTTTTTTACTTGATTcgattagaaaaattttcaaattgagtTTAATTGCTAAAATAAGATTCGTCATCTCGactaattcaaattttttttacttGATTCAACTCAAATCAATCAAATACTCACCCCTAAACATGATTGTGTCACATTATTACTTAAATCTATATCATTATTTAAGCTCCTAATTGATTTTGTGTCACGAGTCAATCAGACATCAATTGATTATAGAAATTACGAAAATATATTTtcgtaatcaaaataaattattttattcgagtctattttaatatttttactttaaaaaacaaataaaaatatgcaaattgtgaaatttgaacCTACccgtaaaatatttaatttagccCATGACTGTGGGTTGGTGTCACGAGTTAATTCGGTACCACTCAAGATGTCCtttcgtaattaaaataagttatattacttgagtgtattttaatctttttactTGAAGAgaacaaataaaaatatgcatttggTGAAATTTGAACCCACCCCAATTGCATTAGTAAGACATTTTTGTAATTATACTATTCGAGCgtattttaatctttttactTGAAATTTGAAACCACCCCAATTGCATTAGTAAGACATTTAATTTAACCCTGACTGTGATTGGTGTCACGGGTTAATCAAGTACCAACTCGGTTAGAAAATAACTAATATAACCTTTTATTAAATGATTACTACTATTATTTTGATGATCTTTtatattttcatacttttatatagtttttaaataaaagaactaaaattaAAGTGTTTAGGGATTGAATTCATGTTTAATGAATTTATAAACAAATTATTTACCACTACATCAATAATAATTTCTGattaaacttaaaaaattaacttttaacaTAAAATGTTTTCTCTCACCAAATTTGTATATCTATATTTACTAGTAATAAAACCTCGAGTTCGTATTACGGATTAATCGGTGCCAACTCGGTGAGAAAATGACTAATATaccttttattaaataaaataactaaaattaacaTATCTAGAGATTAAACTAATGTTTAATAGATTTACAAATAATTTTTTACCACTACAGCAATAAAATTTATTGAGCaaatgtaacagtccggtttttgactaaattggaacagtgatttcggaaccacaaatccgaggttagaaaattatttttatattatttttggtgtttacagcatgatagtatgtacGTGTAAAattttcgtgagctaattttatcgtttaatagctcaatttgagaaaaatgactaaatcgcgtaaaatgcaaaagttacataCTATTtttttaaagtgcttaattgctatggttgattaaattaaaagtccttatgatgatattataCCATTGGTtgtgttaatggacattaatggataTGCATTATAAAATTCTATGTTTATTCATTAAGGTTAAACTTGTAATTTGGATAATAAAGGttaataaacaaaacaaaattcaTAATTTGTGTTCATCTTCCTCTTGGTGACCGAATatcaaagaaaaaaagagaggttGGAAGCTTGTTAGGGTTCGGTACTTGCAAGGCTtgattggtaagtgttttgagctcagtttttgatgatttctacacttttgagatcgttgctttgtattctagcaagcccatgccttaatttttgaagttgttaatgattttgtgaagtgGAATTGATTAATGCTTGAGCTTATgaatgttttatgatgaaaaatgaataattgttgatagttatacaagttttgttaagtgattttgagtaaaaatgcctattaagaatttaattgtgaaaagtgtaaattgaggggttgaaatgtgaaataaatgaaattattggCTGCTAGGGGCCTATATGAAATTCAGATAAGCTTGAgtttaatgaaatttcatgaattttgtgtatttgtgaaatagggactaaattgtaaaaatgtataactttaagggctaaagtgtaaaaatgcctaaataggtgtttgtggactgaattgaatgattaaatgaataaatgagttaattttgaatgtatatagatcaagaacgaaagaaatcagatttagatcagtgaaaatcaaaggttatcgaatAGTTGATCCAGTCCGTTTATCtcgaatacaaggtaagttcatatacaaataaatatctttaaattaaagtatatatgtttaattttcattgaactgctatgaatgttgaatgatcaAATACGAGCAATAATCGACAGGGTTACAATATCCAAATGTCCCTTactaaccttaggaatagtataggatacgaatgtcatgacattaggattaacgagatgtgattatgtgtaagatcatgtctgggacatcggcatcattatgtgattacgtgtaagaccatgtctgggacattgacatcgttatttgattttgtgtaagattATAGCAGGGctatcggcatcgatatgtgataatatgaatgactatatctgagatatggcattgtaagagctatatgtgatttccgagtatccttaacaattccaaaaggttcaacaggcaaagtcaagtcgagaaagaatgtgtgaatgagttaagtgacttaGGTACATatgagattcatacaagtattgaaaagggaagtatttgattaATTCACTTATGATATTGTATATGTAtacattgagaaaggtttgtgagctTATATGTGCTTACTCATAGTTTGCCTATGGATGAAAATAATGTTGATTCATGTggtaaatttatttgtatattgcttgctaagcttttaaagcttactttaagtgttctttccctgttttatagatcatTGAAGTTAGCtcggactcggggatcatcaggaacatcgtcacactatcgatcaactttttggtacttttgatgctttgtaaatatggtgtatggcatgtataggctagtgttattgTGATATATGAGAGTTGGcttataaattatgtaaatgtttgGTATATTTTTAGCCATGTAAGGTGGTTTACAATGCCTTatgatttggtaagcttggtatggTTTTCATGATGGCTAGATGGTTAAATTATTTTGGTTAATTATCAATGATATTTCATGGTTGAAAGGGATTTGACATATTTTTATATTGGTTGATGAACTTTAGCTGCATTTTTGTGACTAAAAATGGTACCATAAGAGCTTGTGTAGGTATGTGCAAAAAGGgtagcaaattggctttgcaaatggcctatttttgtccacacggatagagacacgagcatgtgtctcagtcgtatacgacacacggtcatgctacacggtcgtgtgtcccctggtgttgatattgaattgaagtcagtatgctccacacgagctggacacacgcccgtgtgatccaagtcagaataccctccagttttcacacagaCTGGCATACAGGCATGTCCTCAGCCATGTGatgtaagtcagtatgtatgccctatttttacacggcctaagacacggacgTGACTactagtcgtgtgaggcacacggcctgtttacacgagcgtgtgatctctgtatgcatgaaaattttctaagttttctaaagtttacaaatgttatcagtttagtcccgaactaaagcatgtttaaggcttcGTAGGCCCTGATTAGGGACAATATCATTATATTGAAAGATATATGTATATGATTGTATGAATGTATgagatttggatattaaatgatgtgtattgttcagtaatacctcgtaatcCTACTCCGGCAATGGATACAAGTTAGGGTTAGTACAacaaacttaaataaaattaacttttaatgaaaaatattttctCTCACCGAACTTGTATATTATCACTGTCACTTAATTGCATTGTTATTACGAGTCAACttgatatttaattttaaagAATAGAATTTCAATATTAAATTGTCTTTTCACTAACTTTATCTCTTTTGACGTgctataataaaatgataatactATTATAACAATAAGAgtgaatttaatattattaatataatgtaTTTATCTATAACAATTTTTTCCTCACAAGATAAactactttttttttaatttcgtacATATTGCATctgttgttatttttattagtttcaaaccttacatttcattatttattatatgttattttatgatGCATCCATGTGTTCTAAATACGTAGTTTCCACACACATAATGTATTTGATTGAGTTAGTATCACAAATTAACTTCATCTATGTTCTAAATTCGTGTTTTTCACATAGATATGCATATGATAATATTTCTAGTTTATTTATAAGAATATTATAATTTTTCAGGTGATAATGCGAGAGTGGGATGTCATCCCATATACCAAAATTAGGaaattttgtgaaatttcaagATTAAAGTGTACAaaaaatttagggattaaattgaaaattcttATCAAATTTAAGTCTAAATGTTGCTTTAtcctaaaataataaaacaaggaTATCTAAACCAGACTAAAAACTAGACGAATGAAAGGGTATAATTGGAATTTGATAATTGTTGTTTGCTAGCACGtaatctcattataagttctAATTATATCTGCTCTTTTTGATATAATGTCTAGAGCTACTTATAATCTCTCCCCGACTCATAAATAGGAAGATAGTGCACATGAGCATACTCGAACCCACATAATGCTCATGCCAATTGAGTTAAAACTCAATCGAAAATTAAAACTATGTTTTTATATAATGGTTAACACTTATCATTTATTTGATAATTCATTGAAAATATTCatctattaaaaaataatttttaaattttaaatgtgtTCTATAATCAAGATAAAtgttcatttaatttaattttttaacaaaaaattattaAGTAAAATAAGTAGATAAATAACTACTTatcacttaattttaaaattgtttaattaattttatttttaaaattatatttaaaacaaGTTATCTCTttacttttattaaaataaaaaataaaacattcaaatggttatatttaattttatattaacttattcaaaataatattaaaattatatcattaagattaaaattataaaacaagtaatttccaaaaatcaaaatttattcattaccaaaaaaaaattaacaaataatttttataatataaatttaacacttataaaattttgtgtttaatttttatattatcaaACAACCTTTTAATCAATCATATACAACCCAATtaagcaaacaaacaaacaaaaaattatcaaaataaaatatagatCGAGAATCCATACAAGCTTGCAATCATTTAGATTTTGTTTTTAGTATTTGGTTTAATTAggctttatttttattcaatttgaatATAGAGAagttaaatttatgaaaataaaaacagagactaaattttaaatatctgAAAAGtacaaatatttttaacatatttaatcCACTAATATAttagtattttatatttttataataaatcattaacgtattaaattttatataaatataaaatatctttTCTACAAACATAATTTATAGATTTTGATCATATTTGCTCTTTTTGATACAACGCCTAAAACTATCCATAACCTCTCCCTAACCCGTAAATTGAAGACTAATGTGCTTTAGCACGCTCGAACCTATATCCTCCTGCATTGGCAACAATGCTTATGCCAATTAAGATAAGACTCAATCGGCAAattcttgttttatttttaaatatgaatgctgcAAACTTGTTAATTCAAATGAAAAGGAGATACATATGTTTAAATTTATGCAACACAAAATattaatatatcaaaatttattttaaaatatataacattttaAAACATGATACTAAAAGCTGATTAAGTCTTAATTCAGTTGGTATAGTTGTTATTGTAACAACTAAGAATATGTAGGTTCAAGTGTACTTAAGTGCATTAATAGAGTAATATTTTATTGAACTATCTTAAAATAATTATCAAGGTTGTTTGAACAGGACCGTTCGGTTGAATCGGGAACCAACTAAGATATCAGTTCAGAGAGGGTTTTGAAtcgaattttttaatattttaattgttataattttatttaattgaattggaTGGGTTGATCGAATTGGTCGGACCAACAAACTAGTGACTAGACCTATCCATGTGTTGGGTCACCTGGCTCGCCTAAAAAGTGGaaaggtttgggcaaaaatataggcctgaaAAATGGGATTGGATAAAAAAATACGGCCTATTTAAAAAATGGGTCAGACCTCGAGTAAGATTCTTTTGGCCTAGGCCCAACCcatatttgcaaaaaaaaaaaaaaaactattatttTCCCGTTGTTTTGTTGGTGTTTTCTCAAAATTTTGTTATTGTTTTGCTgtcaattttttaataaaaaaattatacagGTTGAGACTAGATTTAACATCAATAATACAGACCGGCCCAAGCTTGGATCTATCAAACGGGCCTAGAAATTGATTAAAACTCAGCCCGAATCCAACCTAGCCTGGCCATGAATAGGTTTACCGGTGACCTAACCGATTAAAACTTTCACAATTATTACTAATAAGGTAGTAAAAATAAGTATATCCATGGATTAAAATAACATAACAGTAGTTGTTTTAAAATAGATtgctatttttattaattaaaaaaactaatttaaaatataaaagtaaatttgAGTGAATAGTTAATTATTTATATTGATTTTTTAATGTTAGCAACAAAAATGACATGTTATTTGAACATGATTGTATCATATATCACTAGatgatataaatatattttatgtattttaaagATTCGTAAAAGATCATATCTCATGTCTATATTTAAACGTACTCAAAGCATTATTCCATAAAAAAAATGTCTATGGAGCACTGAGGCTTTTGTCAAACAGTGTACAAATGTCATATTTTCaaagattttttttatatatttagagAATTTTTGAAGAACTATATCTCTATTCTCAGTATCAAAATATGCACTCGACACAAGCATCGGATATAGACACTTCAAGAAAATTGAAAAGCCGAAACAACGGATATGATAAATATACAAATCATTAGACCGGGTATGAACATGTAATTCAACAACAGTTGTACTATGAACACAAGGACGGCAGCCTAGGAAGCACATACACTCCCACCGGGGCAATGTCCGGTACTTGCTGGGCAGCAGATGAGAACCAGCAAGATGCTATTAAGATCAGAGGCTAACCCACAAAACTAGCCTCTTTCATCGCCAACCCAATTATTCTTCTCCTTAGGACCAGTAGGGCCTTCCTCTCCATAAAGCTCAACCGGAAGCTTATAAAAAAAGTTCTTCACCGAAGATTGAAGCATCACCGGTAAAACATGAACAATTTTATCCAATTCAGTTCTCGAATCATAGACAATAGTTGGACCCCATTTTCGCATAAACTGCAACCAACCAGGCTCAGCTACGATCCCATCTCCAAGATACTCAGCTGCAACAAGTTCGTAATGATTACTTGAATTTACATAGAAGTTACTACTAGCGCAATCGTTTCGAATACCGATTCCTAGTTTTGCAGAACCCTGAATGTAAGTCCCAGGGTGAGGAAAGCTAGCGTGTCCATTTCTTGACGAGTAGATGATCGCTTTATTTCCTTGTATGTACTCCAATTCATATGCATTCACCCATACACCACCACTGTGCTGAGAGAAGTATATGCTCCAAAGCTCTCCTGCAAAGTTGCATATACGGAGTGTAACATGCTCCCAATCACATACATGCTGTCCGATCTTGTTAAGTGCAATGTTCATAATACCGACTTTAAGAGTTGCTGGTCCGTTGAAGGGGCAGAAAATCCACAGAGCAATATCAGTGAAAGTCCCACCAAGTGCTGGTTTCACATGTAGATAAAGTTTAGCACTTGCCAAATTTCCTAGTTTGATAGTTTTCCTCTGATCACCACTTGGCAAATCAATCCAAAATTCTCCGTCATTGCGGCCACCACTAGGTAGATTCGAGCCACCGACATCAATTGGTTCACCTACTGAGTCCCCCTTTCTGAACAGAAGTGCTCCATTCTCGAAAAACCATGAAACTGAAGAAGGCAAGTAGATTTCATCAGGATGAAAGAAGAATGTAGGTCCATAGTGGTTTATTAGTGCGTGAATCTGATCACAGTTTGGCATTCCATGTAGTGAAGGATCTAAATTCTTCAAGCATGAGAGAGGCAGTTCTAGTCCAGGTATCGAATCACTAATGCAAGAAAAAGTTCCAACGGAGACACCTCTCCTCAGCATCCCTCGATGATACGGTCTTGTGCTCCAAACTCGAAACGAAAATTCCGAATGCATAACTCGATACTTTTCGCATCTATCAGTTAGGTCAGCTCGAACACATCTCACTTTATCTAATTTTGGTTTTTTAGAACTTGTGACCAAAAAACCTACGGACTTGTAACCCTCGGGAGGCTGTGGCAACCAGAAGAAACCGCAACCTTCAAGACTTCCCTCTCTCCCATCATTCGATTTCCAAGCTAGTGTATAATCGAGAGGCTCCCTAAGGGCTGGTGAAGTAACACGAGTTGAGAAATCAGTGGCTTCAGATTTGGAAGGTGCCTCTCGAGCAACAAGAACAAAACCTCTTAAAGGTTGGTCATTAGATTGACAATAGTGACCAAGGATAT
Above is a genomic segment from Gossypium arboreum isolate Shixiya-1 chromosome 8, ASM2569848v2, whole genome shotgun sequence containing:
- the LOC108469510 gene encoding hypothetical protein At1g04090, with the translated sequence MFGCECFYRKKMDLLPLSDPEPFSLPAPLPQWPHGQGFASGKLNLGELEVVKISRFKFIWSSNLEDKKKGVTFYKPVGIPDGFYILGHYCQSNDQPLRGFVLVAREAPSKSEATDFSTRVTSPALREPLDYTLAWKSNDGREGSLEGCGFFWLPQPPEGYKSVGFLVTSSKKPKLDKVRCVRADLTDRCEKYRVMHSEFSFRVWSTRPYHRGMLRRGVSVGTFSCISDSIPGLELPLSCLKNLDPSLHGMPNCDQIHALINHYGPTFFFHPDEIYLPSSVSWFFENGALLFRKGDSVGEPIDVGGSNLPSGGRNDGEFWIDLPSGDQRKTIKLGNLASAKLYLHVKPALGGTFTDIALWIFCPFNGPATLKVGIMNIALNKIGQHVCDWEHVTLRICNFAGELWSIYFSQHSGGVWVNAYELEYIQGNKAIIYSSRNGHASFPHPGTYIQGSAKLGIGIRNDCASSNFYVNSSNHYELVAAEYLGDGIVAEPGWLQFMRKWGPTIVYDSRTELDKIVHVLPVMLQSSVKNFFYKLPVELYGEEGPTGPKEKNNWVGDERG